One stretch of Acidobacteriota bacterium DNA includes these proteins:
- a CDS encoding acyl-CoA thioesterase — translation MATIVLPADTNNYGHIFGGRVLAMADKVAAMVAMRHCRQPVVTASIDRVDFIRPIKSGMIVIFKGAINAAFNTSMEIGVDVEAENPLTGERITACRALLTVVAIDRNGRPVPIPPLELRTQEERDRAARAAERRRQRLATREAF, via the coding sequence ATGGCGACGATCGTGCTCCCCGCCGACACCAACAACTACGGCCACATCTTCGGCGGGCGCGTGCTGGCGATGGCCGACAAGGTCGCGGCGATGGTGGCGATGCGGCACTGTCGCCAGCCGGTCGTCACCGCCTCGATCGATCGCGTCGACTTCATCCGTCCGATCAAGTCGGGAATGATCGTCATCTTCAAGGGGGCGATCAACGCGGCGTTCAACACCTCGATGGAGATCGGCGTCGATGTCGAGGCCGAGAACCCGTTGACCGGCGAGCGCATCACCGCCTGCCGGGCCCTCCTGACCGTCGTCGCGATCGATCGCAATGGGCGCCCCGTACCGATTCCACCGCTCGAGCTGCGGACGCAGGAGGAGCGCGATCGCGCCGCCCGCGCGGCGGAGCGGCGGCGCCAGCGTCTCGCGACGCGCGAGGCCTTCTGA
- a CDS encoding saccharopine dehydrogenase, whose amino-acid sequence MASAQGGVAGREAAVLGAGRQGTAAAFDLLRFGGAARVRLIDADPVRLSDAALRLQHLGLGDSLETAAVDATDERALAKALEGAVTAVCALPYRLGPAAARAALAAGCSLADLGGNTEISRRILELDRPARERGVCLVPDTGLAPGLANTLAADGLRRLPAARSVRIWCGGLPQTPIPPLGYRQVFSIEGLLNEYSGDAVYLRGGEIVRVPALSEREELELPGVGRVEAFPTSGGTSTAPETFRGRLDTYEYRTVRYPGHLERFKTLADLGLLGEEKIPAGDGHVRPRDLLIRLLAPLIDRPDVPDLVVLRVEVEAPEDAAPRRVIYDLLDREDRETGFTAMERCTAHPAAVVAEMAAAGEIDPGAQRLETGVPPEPFLERLARRPLALTVREE is encoded by the coding sequence GTGGCTTCCGCTCAAGGAGGGGTCGCCGGCCGGGAGGCGGCCGTGCTCGGTGCGGGCCGCCAGGGGACGGCCGCCGCCTTCGACCTGCTGAGATTCGGCGGCGCCGCGCGCGTGCGGCTGATCGACGCCGACCCCGTGCGGCTGAGCGACGCCGCGCTCCGCCTGCAGCACCTCGGGCTGGGAGATTCCCTGGAAACGGCCGCCGTCGACGCGACCGACGAGCGAGCGCTCGCGAAGGCCCTGGAAGGGGCGGTGACGGCCGTGTGCGCGCTCCCGTACCGGCTCGGACCGGCGGCGGCCCGCGCCGCCCTGGCGGCGGGCTGTTCGCTCGCCGATCTCGGCGGGAACACGGAGATCTCGCGCCGGATCCTCGAACTCGACCGTCCGGCGAGGGAACGCGGAGTGTGTCTGGTGCCCGACACCGGGCTCGCCCCGGGGCTGGCCAACACCCTCGCGGCCGACGGCTTGCGGCGGCTTCCCGCGGCGCGCTCGGTGCGGATCTGGTGCGGCGGGCTCCCCCAGACGCCGATCCCGCCTCTCGGGTACCGGCAAGTGTTCAGCATCGAGGGGCTGCTCAACGAGTACTCCGGGGACGCGGTCTATCTGCGCGGCGGCGAGATCGTGCGCGTGCCGGCCTTGAGCGAGCGGGAGGAGCTCGAGCTGCCGGGCGTCGGCCGTGTCGAGGCGTTCCCCACCAGCGGCGGTACCTCGACCGCCCCGGAGACGTTCCGCGGCCGGCTCGATACCTACGAGTACCGGACCGTGCGCTATCCGGGGCATCTCGAGAGGTTCAAGACGCTGGCCGACCTCGGCCTGCTGGGAGAGGAGAAGATCCCGGCCGGGGACGGGCACGTCCGGCCGCGCGATCTTCTGATCCGACTGCTGGCCCCGCTGATCGACCGGCCGGACGTGCCCGACCTCGTCGTCCTCAGGGTCGAGGTGGAGGCCCCCGAGGACGCGGCGCCGCGGCGGGTGATCTACGACCTGCTGGACCGGGAAGACCGAGAAACCGGCTTCACCGCGATGGAGCGGTGCACCGCTCACCCGGCGGCGGTCGTCGCGGAGATGGCCGCGGCGGGCGAGATCGACCCCGGTGCGCAGCGGCTGGAGACCGGCGTACCGCCGGAGCCGTTCCTCGAACGGCTGGCGCGGCGGCCGCTGGCTCTGACCGTTCGCGAGGAGTGA